One Xiphophorus hellerii strain 12219 chromosome 1, Xiphophorus_hellerii-4.1, whole genome shotgun sequence DNA segment encodes these proteins:
- the LOC116722142 gene encoding follitropin subunit beta-like, with product MSLSAFSSMSLFILRWTLLFALMVGAVYTCTLMNHTIWIEKENCTQCVAVNTTICSGYCYTRDTNLKGRFGRAFLIQRSCVPISLVYRAVFIPGCPQDVSSQLYYPAARCCSCRRCDTRTHHCVKPRPYSYDQCSVELGGMEKQNLKCFGNLTTCL from the exons ATGTCTCTATCTGCATTTTCTAGCATGTCTCTGTTCATTTTGAGATGGACTCTGCTTTTTGCATTAATGGTTGGAGCTGTCTACACCTGTACGCTGATGAATCACACCATATGGATTGAGAAGGAAAACTGTACCCAGTGTGTGGCAGTCAACACAACCATATGCAGTGGCTACTGCTACACGAGA GATACCAATCTGAAGGGCAGATTTGGCAGGGCTTTCCTGATTCAGCGGAGCTGTGTGCCCATCTCCCTTGTGTACCGGGCTGTTTTCATTCCTGGCTGTCCTCAGGATGTCAGCTCACAGTTGTATTATCCCGCGGcccgctgctgcagctgcaggcgCTGTGACACGCGCACGCACCACTGTGTCAAACCGAGACCGTACTCTTACGATCAGTGCTCTGTGGAACTTGGTGGTATGGAGAAACagaatctgaaatgttttggaaacCTGACAACATGCTTGTAA